GGTGAGTTTAAATCGCTTTTACTTAGATGGAGAATACAAGGCTTGGAAAAAGACAATCTACAATTTGGCAGCTCATTCCTTATGCAATAGTGAGGGAAACTTGGAAGGAAATAAACTCAAGGTTTAATGGTGGTCGTTTGAAGTCAGTTGAGGAAATTAAAAGCAACATCAAAGAGACGATCTGCCTGTGTTGTTCGACAACAAACACTCTCTCAGACTTATCCATCTCTCAGGTTATTTTTTAATGGGAAATTGTAGTGAATTTGTAATCAAGTTTTCATTTCCTAGTTGGGGAGCTTTCTGAAGGTCATATCTGTATAGATGTAAATACTTTTTTCTTCAGTATATTCTtcttttttcaaaaaataaaaaaatgacatACTTTTTATTTAATCATCGACCGAGATTATGTGGAAAGTAGGTCGTCATAATGAACTTGGAACAGAAAATAGAGAATCGTGGATTGCTTGGTCAGACAGCGTACGCGATCATCTAGTATATAAGCTATTGGTTCGCCTGGAGTAGTAATACATTTTAAAAATGATTATCGAAAGCTTTTTCTAAATTCACCGTGAAATAGGCTTTCTCTCCGGTAAAAATGACTTTCCCCTATCAATCATcacgaataataataataaaggtcAAACTTAAAATTGTAGTCGAATTATACTGACCAAAGTCAGACGAGCTATCCTTAAAGAGACGCTATATTTTCTAGAAGAGTTCGCATTTTACTTTCCATTTGAAATGGAACCCTCATTCTCTCACCGCCACTCCTTTTTGAAACCTCATTTCTTACGGAGGCCAGACCTTCACTCACTACCCCTCCAACAtctctctctcctctctccaCAGCAATTGTTTGTTTGTCTGTGAATGTGGAGCTTCCAACTCTTCATATTAGAGAAACTTAGGTaagtgttgattttttttttctctatttggATCAACACAAACATTTTTGTCTTCAACTTTTATCAGTTCTTTCATGTGTTTTACTTCATATTAGAGAAACTTAGGTacgtgttgatttttttttttctctatttggATCAACACAAACATTTTTGTCTTCGACTTTTATCAGTTCTTTCATGTGTTTTAATATGATTTTTTAGTACTTgctgtaataatttatttatcaGCGATCTCATTGATATTTTTCCTATTATTTTGATTGCAAATATATTACTTAATACGTTTGTTGTGTTCtgtgattggtttgtgaattgaaaagggTCTTGTTCATTAGTTATAGGCGAAAAAAGATTTCTCGTAGTCGGTACAAAATCACATAGATACTTAAAACAGTAAGAAAAAATTGAATTAGTAGTTTTCCAATTTGAATTAAACAATTTGTAAAATGAATTTCAGGAGGTTCAACTTATCCACATTGTACAACATATCATTGTTTTTACACTGACCGAATTCGACCTAAGTGTGATATCGTGAAGTCTTCGGGAGTGTTGGGCGAGTGGGCCGTCAATACAAAATTGCTAGTCTCTTTAGTTTCAACCAGGGCTGAATTTTATTGCTGTTATTCTGATGGTGTTTACATATTTATAGAGTTGCATCTCTGCTTTAGTTGTTCTTTCCAGTTTATTTGAGCTTAGTATTTTCTGTGTTCTGTTTTCAAGCTTTGACGTGTTGGTTTTTACATAACATGTAGAAAATCTGGATGAAGAGATTATGGATTTAAAACCGCTGTACGAGGGTGTTTATCATATACTGGAGTAACTGTTTATAGAAGAGCATTTGAGAGTGTCAATTGTAGTGTACATTAACTACTTCTGGATTTCAATCCTCATGGCTGAACACACTCATCGCCTTACTGATGCAAAAATGGGAAAACCTAGCCAATTTTACCAGCCTTCGTGGATGTCTCATTGGGTTCAACAAAGAAATAACTTGAAACCACAGGTTCATAATTGCGTTGTTGGCAATGATGAGAGCAGGTTAACTGATTGGGATTCCAATCAGGCTTCAACATTGTCCGTAGACAAGGGTGCATGTGATATTCCTGAATACAAGAATACTTGGAGGTACAAAAGAGACATTGATGTAGCTTCTGATGTTCCTCAATCACTTAATGAATATGGAGGTGCAAGTAAAACTAGAAGACTTGCACATGTGAAAATGTTTGTGAACACGGGAAACTTAAACAGCGCAAGATCAGAATTAAGGCCCTTTCCAGTATCCAACTTCAACCAGAAAATGACGAATGTATTGGCTCTAAAGAAAGAGCAATCTGTTAGAGAAAGTTATACATCTGGGTTTCAAACAAATGACTACTCTGATCATGGTTGTGACCATCTTTTTCCCTCAACAATGCTTGAAGTTCCTAATTTGCCAGACTTACCACCAAAAGTGTATCGTTCTCCTCAAGAACCACTACAAGGCTGCAAGCACTCCGTAAATCAGCCTATTTCGAGGCCTTCCCAAGAAGATCTTCCGAGTCCGAATTTCAGTTTAATGCAGCATGGGTTCGAACTAGGTGAAACGTCAGGCCAGTCCTTTGCGCGCAGAAAGCAAGAACCTAATGCGTCAAGCTCCTACATACAATCCAGAGAACACAAAGGAAATGCTAAACTTTCTCATCCCGAACAGGTTTGCAATTACCATGGTGGTTCTATGGCTTTGTTGTCTGATAATTCGAACGATAAGCAGTATGTGTCTCAAAGTTCTGGTAATATATACTCTAGACAGAATAATGCTTCTCATCCACCGCATGATCATTCAACTAGGGATTTTCCCTCCCCCAGTTTTGGTGGAAAGCAAGTTGGACAGAATACTGGTTTTTCTAATATTGGATTCTTGCCAGAGTCTTTTAAGTCATTCCACCATTTGTTGGTTGCAAAGACTGATTTCCACTTGTATAAGAAAGATTTGATGGTAACGGAGTCATCGGCAGTGTCCACTGAATACCAAGGAAACACATTAACTGAGctaaaaaataaagatgttgGAGATAGGAAATCTGGTTCTTTGAGCATAAAGAATGAATCATCAGCTGAGACAGAAACCATGGATATTGAAACTCATCAAAAGCGCAACTACTTTATGGGTATGTATATTACATGCCTAATCCTTTCAGATTGTTCTGTGTGATTTGAGTGCATTGCGTAAGCAATGTCAATTTACCTCCCTAATAAAGTCATTTTCTGCTCTGTTTCAGGCATGGCTTCACCACCAGCAAACAAGGTAAGCTGACCTTTATTAGTTATGTGATAGATGATATAATTTACTTGATAGGTTAAGTTTTCGTCTGCCCTACTACTAGCATTTGAATAACCTACATTCCTGCAGAAAACTGGTCACCCGCTCTatgagtcttttttttttctttctttctttcttttctgataCAAGATTTACACTTCCAAATGTTTTCTAAAAATTTATGGGATTTGGACTCATTGACTATAGATTCATTACCACAAACTGAGCCTTCTACCAACTACTTGGGGTTAAACTGCACCCATATTTGGATTCCTCCCCTATAATGACATAATTCAACATTTCTTGCTCCTTTCCATTTCCTTTCCGGTGACTCCTGTGTCGTTCGACCTACCTGAGGCACTGCCTTTCGGCTCATTCTCATCGCATCTCTTCCTTGGTATTTTTGTTGGTATACAAACAAATTGCGTTTGCTGCAGTCTTGTAAACATTTTTACAGTTCAGTCTCTGTATAAGTTACCTAGCACCCAAAAGCAATGCTTTTATCCTAGTTTGGGTCCGCGTATGCTGCTTTGTATTTGTTATTCTTCTGTGGATACAGACATTTCTTTGCGAGATTATCAGACCACTATTTCTTGCTCAGAACCTTACATTCTTCACAGGAATTCACTGTGGGTTCAAATCCGGCGCAGTTTTCTCCATCAAAAGACAAAGCTGGAAGAAGAATGATAGAAATGAAGTTACTTGATTTAAACCAGAAGCCTGCATCCTTTTTAACATCAGCAAGGTCAATGGAGAACATGGATTCGAGCACATCCAGAACTGAGAGTTTTGATGCGGAACTTATCCCCTTCCATGTTCCAAAACATGACAACTGGCACACCAATCTGAAAGAAGATAGCATGTATGTAGGTCTGGATCCAAGCAGCCAACAAGCAAAGCGTCTCAAACTAACTCCTTCAGATTTAATTGGTCATGGTACCACCAATTTTAGAAATGTAGATGCTCCATCTATTGCAAAAGTTGGTAAGCAATTGAAACAGAGTTCGAACTCCAGTGAAACTATCAAGGAACAATCCATGTCCGGTAAAAGTTTTACTAAAGAAGATATGGAGATGGGTAAAACCGTGTTGTCAGGAAATGGGGTACCCGCTTCTAAGAACCTAGCGAAGGGACGGTGGGATATAATGCAGTCAAATCCATGGTTTAGGAGATGGCGTCATAATGTAACTGCAGCATCTTTGGCCAAGTCAACAGAACCAGTGAATGGTAAGCCACAATGTTCAAAGAAATCTCTAGATGAGTTTCAGACGAAGCAGCTACCAAGCATTGCGGCTATGGCATTGTTGGGGAAAGCAATGACTGGTGTCCAGGAATGTGAATTCACAGATAGGGGATCTTTTGTAGTCTGGAGTACAGGGGAGTAGAGGGGAAAACATGCTAACTAGGGTCTGCATAAATCAAAGGTATCTGTCAAGAAACACTAGTTATATCTGTGCTAAATTCCTATAATAATAAGAGGTTTGTTTCTGAAAAACCAATTTAAATACTTCAAGAATGATGCAGATTACTTTAGTAGCGTATGTATTTGAAATTTTACAGGTAGCATAACTAAAAGTGCACTCCCACGGAAAATTGCCTTACAGTCAAAGATAAAATATGATCTTATGTTTTTCGAAAAGACACCATTAAGTGTCTCGAACAATTTTTGCGTTCTCTACATGACACCCAGACTGCTCCAAAGCAGATTGAAAAAAATCCAGCTCCATTTATTGTCGAGTCCACAGATGGGGGGAGAACTGAATGATGATATCTCTAAGCGTCACAACACCCTGTTACACGTGAACTATCATCCACTAGAAAGCTGCGGTTGCTTTTCGAATCTACCAACACTTTAATTGCTGCTTCAGCGTGACAGTTTTCTTTCACTAGCCAGTGCTATTGTAGTATAGTTGTAAAGTCACTTTGTGATGATACAAACGACCTGAATTTTTGTGATGATACAAACGACCTGAATTCGAAACTCGTCAGCATCGAATCTGTaccgaaaaaataaaaaataaaataaagcatcAAACTCTTTATCATCACACAGTGGTAAAGTCACCGTTCTTTACCGAAAAAAATAACTAGGAATTACTGCTTAATCCAGTTCTGAATACCCGGCTAATGGCTAGTCCAGTCCCAAAAAAGTTTTAATCGCTCGTCCAAAAACATATTTTTGGACTAAGTTTTTTACTCGCTCATCCTACACACGTGCAAGGtgttttatgtttctttttatAAGTGTGGCAATTGCCCCTCCGTCAAACCAATATCTAACAGAAAAACACGTCTAACATATTATTTTTATCGAGCTCGATTTTTCAGATCTGAGTATATTCTATCTGCTTCTACTGGTTTTCTAAGATCATGATGATTTTACGTATTCGATTTTATAGTGACGAAGAAGAAGACTCGAGAACCCATATGCGAGAGTATATGTATATTCaccaattttaggtttttgttaaaaaaaattaaactaatcCAAAATcgattaaaaagaagaaaatcgaGAACAgattcatgaagaagaagaaagaagaagaagaaataattcCATTAATAGATCAGCGAAGAAAGAGAAATAATTCCATTAATAGATCAgcgaagaaaaagaataaagagATATAGATTTactcaatgttgggattcttaaCTTGTTAATCTTTTTCCTCGCCTGGATCTGTTATTCAATGTTGAAGACGAAGGTAGTCCATTCAAAACGATATGATTTAGTTGATAAAAATGAAGATTAATCCTCCTTCCTTCTCCGATtagttttgatttcaatttttggATATCTTTTGATCAAattgttttggtttttattttttcaatgttATTGTAGGTTCgtataaaaaattgaaaattttgtttGATCCTACAATAACCCAAATTTTCCTTTTTTATGTACATATTTTTGTTCAGTACATACTAATATGTACCGTTGaatctaaatttttttccttcagtacatatcaacatgtattgTTGGATCATCTACTCCTTTTCCTTTTGTACTATTCGTTTCTtctgtacatatcaatatg
This DNA window, taken from Papaver somniferum cultivar HN1 unplaced genomic scaffold, ASM357369v1 unplaced-scaffold_133, whole genome shotgun sequence, encodes the following:
- the LOC113333653 gene encoding uncharacterized protein LOC113333653; the protein is MAEHTHRLTDAKMGKPSQFYQPSWMSHWVQQRNNLKPQVHNCVVGNDESRLTDWDSNQASTLSVDKGACDIPEYKNTWRYKRDIDVASDVPQSLNEYGGASKTRRLAHVKMFVNTGNLNSARSELRPFPVSNFNQKMTNVLALKKEQSVRESYTSGFQTNDYSDHGCDHLFPSTMLEVPNLPDLPPKVYRSPQEPLQGCKHSVNQPISRPSQEDLPSPNFSLMQHGFELGETSGQSFARRKQEPNASSSYIQSREHKGNAKLSHPEQVCNYHGGSMALLSDNSNDKQYVSQSSGNIYSRQNNASHPPHDHSTRDFPSPSFGGKQVGQNTGFSNIGFLPESFKSFHHLLVAKTDFHLYKKDLMVTESSAVSTEYQGNTLTELKNKDVGDRKSGSLSIKNESSAETETMDIETHQKRNYFMGMASPPANKEFTVGSNPAQFSPSKDKAGRRMIEMKLLDLNQKPASFLTSARSMENMDSSTSRTESFDAELIPFHVPKHDNWHTNLKEDSMYVGLDPSSQQAKRLKLTPSDLIGHGTTNFRNVDAPSIAKVGKQLKQSSNSSETIKEQSMSGKSFTKEDMEMGKTVLSGNGVPASKNLAKGRWDIMQSNPWFRRWRHNVTAASLAKSTEPVNGKPQCSKKSLDEFQTKQLPSIAAMALLGKAMTGVQECEFTDRGSFVVWSTGE